CAGCTCCGCCGCGACCAGCCTCCTCATCGCCGAGGGCTCGACCCTCGCCTTCAACGGCACCGCGGTGAGCGCCTCGGTCTCCGGCGCCACGGTGCGGTTGGCCAACAACGGGATCTACAACAACACCGTCGGCATCTCGTTCGTCGCCGGCGCCCAGGTGCGCTCGGCGGGCAACAACCGGGTCGACGGCAATCCGACGACCACCGCGCCGAACTTCGCCATCCCCTTGCAGTAGCTCCTCGCGGGCTTCAGACTTGGCGGGCCGGTCGCTTCCGGGCGGCCGGCCCTCTTCGTCTGGAGACCTGCGATGCCGACGCCTTCCTTCCACACCTCGGTCCTCGACCGCTTTCTGCGCTACGTCCGCTTCGACACGCAGTCGAGCGAGACCTCCGAGACCTATCCTTCGACCGCCAAGCAGCTCGTGCTGCTCGAGCGGCTCGTCGGCGAGCTGCGCGACATCGGCCTCGACGACGCCGCCATGGACGCCCACGGCTACGTCACCGCGACGATCCCGGCGACCTCGGCGAAGCGCGAGGTGCCGGTGATCGGCTTCATCGCCCACGTCGACACCTCGCCGGAGATGCCGGGCGAGAACGTCGAACCGATCGTGCACCGCGCGTATCGCGGACAGGATCTCGTCCTCCCCGACGATCCGACCGCGGTGCTCCGCTTCGCCGACAACCCGCACCTCGCCGAGCAGATCGGCAACGATCTCGTCACCGCCTCCGGCACGACGCTGCTCGGCGCCGACAACAAGGCAGGTGTCGCCGAGATCGTCGCTGCCGCCGAATACCTCCTGGCGCACCCGGAGATTCCGCATGGAGTGATCCGGATCGCCTTCACCCCGGACGAAGAGGTCGGGCGCGGCACCGAGCACTTCGACGTCGCCGCGTTCGGCGCCGCCTGCGCCTACACGATGGACGGCGAAACGCTCGGCGAGGTCGAGATGGAGAGCTTCTCGGCCGACTCGCTGACCCTCACCTTCCAGGGCTTCAACACCCACCCCGGCTACGGCAAGGACCGCCTCGTCAACTCGATCAAGGTGGCCGCCGACTTCGTCTCCCGGCTGCCGAAGGACGGGCTCTCCCCCGAGACCACCGAGGACTACGAGGGCTACGTCCACCCCTACGTGGTCAACGCGAGCGTCGAGCGCACCTCGGTCAAGCTGCTCATCCGCGACTTCCGCACCGCCGCGCTGGCGGAAAAGGAGGCGTGGCTCGAGAAACTGGCGCACGAGACCGTCGCCGCCTGGCCGGGCGCCTCGGTCACCGCCAAGGTCGAGGAGTCCTACCGCAACATGCGGGAGATCCTCGACGCCTACCCGCAGGTGGTCGAGAACGCCCGCGAGGCGATCCGCCGCGCCGGCCTCGCCGTGCGCGAGCGCCCGATCCGCGGCGGCACCGACGGCTCGCGCCTCTGCTTCATGGGCCTGCCGACACCCAACCTCTTCGCCGGCGAGCACAACTTCCACTCCCGGCTCGAATGGGTCTCGGTCCAGGACATGGAAAAGGCCGTCGAAGTGATCGTCGAGCTCTGCCGCGTCTTCGAGGAGCGCGCGCCGCGCTGAGTGGAGTACCTCAGAGCTGTCCCGACGTCAGAGCATCGAGTCGGGCGCGGTATGCCGCGTCGGCGTAGCGCGAGAGGAGGAACTCTCCGGCGTCGTCCGGCAACTCGCCACCGGCGACCCAGCCGCCGAGCAGCTCGGCGAGACCCTGCGAGGCCATGATCCCGTAGCCGGAGAGGCCACAGAAGAGGTGGAATCCGGCCACCGGCGTCGGGCCGACGAGCGGACGATTCTCCCGTGTCTTGCAGTAGTAGCCGCCGTCGACTCGCGGTTTTCGCATGCCACGCTCGAGGTAGGCGGCAGCCGCAGGCACCATTCGCGCGAGGCCTCGCACGGCGACCTCGGGATAGACCGGGTCGAAGCGCGGAGGGAAGACCGGCGGGACCGGCTCGAGATGGTAGGTCCAGAGCAGTAGAAGCCAGCGGCTCGCCCGCCCGCCCTCGGGGCGGAAGTGCATCCCTGCCGGCAGCGGTCGCAACAGCGGGGCGAGGGCCGGGTCGGCCGCGATCCCGGCACGCTCTTCCTCGCTCCAGGCGAGCTCGATCGGATCGCACCAGATGGTGAGCGGCAGCTCGCGCGGCACCACGCCGAGATGGTCGTCGAAGAAGACCTTGCCATGGAGCTCGCAGGTGAGCGGCAACTCGACCCCGGCCAGGCCGGCGACCTCGGCAGCGTGCGGACCCGCCGCGTCGACGACGGTCGCCGTGCGGACACGCTGCCGCTGTCCGTCGTTCGTCTCGATCACGACCTCCTGCACGGCCCCTCGCTGGACCTCGATCGCCACGACGCGCCCGGCAACGAGCCGGGCGCCGGCATCGCGCGCACGGTCGAGCAGCTCCATGCCGAGCTGCTGCGCCGAGAGCCAGCCGCACCGTCGCGCGTGGAGCGCGGCCACGGCGTCGCCGGCAAGCCCCGGGAAGAGACGCTGGATGCGCCGCGGATCGAGCAGGAGATCGGCGCCGTCGAGCGTCGGGTCGCACCCGTCGAGCCGGAGCGGCGGGTACGCCCGTTCGTCGTCGCCCGGCCGATGGACCCGCAACGCCCCCGCTCCGAGCGCCGAGATCTCCCGGCCTTGCCGCTCGAGCTCGCGCGCTGTCGCGGGGACGCCCGTCAGGTAGAGGTAGCCGGCGCGGTTGAGCGCCAGTCGCCCGCCGCTCGTCCGCTCGAGCTCCTCGAGCCGGTCGATCGACCGGTTCATCAACCGCACCAGGGTCGAGCCCGGACCGGGCCACCAGTTGCGGTAGCACTCGGTCGACTTGTCGCTGGTCAACGAGAGGGGCGGCAGCGGATCGACGATGACGACGTCGCGCCGGCCGCGCCGCACCGCGAGCTCGTGCGCCGCCGCGAGACCGCCGATGCCGGCACCACAGACGACGACCGAAGCCTGTTCCATGGACCCTCCTCGGACCGGCCGCTCACGTTGTCGCGGGTGCCGCCGCGACCTCGACCCGATTGCGCCCGGCGCGCTTGGCCGCGTAGAGCGCCGCATCCGCCGCGGCGAGCAGCGCGGCGCTCGAGCTGCCGACCTCCGGCACCTGGCAGGCCACGCCGGCGCTGAGCGTCAGCCGCCGCCAGTTCGTTGCGTCGGCGTGCTCGATCGCCAGCTCCTCGATGGCGGCACGCGCCTGCTCGGCGAGTGCCTGTGCCGAGGGGAGATCGGTCGCCGGCAGAATGACCACGAACTCCTCGCCGCCGTAGCGCGCCACGACGTCGCTGGTGCGGCGGGCGAGATCGGCCAGGGTCGCCGCCACCCGCCGCAGGCAATCGTCGCCGGCAGCGTGGCCGTAGCGATCGTTGAACGCCTTGAAATGGTCGACGTCGAAGAGCACGACGCCGATCGGCGCATGGAGCCGCTGAGCGCGACGCCACTCCGCCTCGAAGACGTGATTGAAGTGCCGGCGGTTGGCCACGCCGGTGAGACCGTCGACCAGGGTGATCCGTTCGAGACGCCGGTTCGCCTCGACGAGCTCGCGATTCACCTGCTCGGCCTCCTGCCGCGCGGCGTCGGCACGACTCTTCTCCGCCGCCAGGCTCGCCGTGCGCTCCTCGACTTCACGCTCGAGGCGGGCGCGATAGCGATCCTCCCCCTCCCGCTGCTCGAGCTCGAGGGTGCGGATTCGCGAACCGAGGGCGAAGGCCAGGAGGACCATCTCGAGCGCCGAGCCGATCTGCGCGCCATAGCGCGTCGCGAAGCTCGTGTGCAGCCACCCGAGGTAGGCCAGGACGTAGGCCATCACCCCGAGGACGAGGGCGCCGCAGGCGACGAGGTAGATCCGCGCCGGCGCGAAGCCCGAGCGCAGCGCCCGGCCGCCCGCCACGAACTGGAGCAGCACGACCGCGAAGGCGAGGAGGGCCAAAGGGTCCATCGCCAGGTCCCACTGACCGGCGAGGGCCGCCAGCCCGAGCCCGATGGCCGCAACGCTGGTGAAGTCGAGCAGGCGCGACAGCCGGCGTTGACGAACGCCGAGTTGGAGGTACTCCTGCACGAAGCGGTTTCCGCAGACGAGCGCCATCACCGAGAAGACGAAGATCGAAACCTCGTCCCAGCCCGGCCAGTCGGGCCAGAGCAGGTCGAGCCCGACCCCCGCCGTCGCCAGCCAGATCGAGGCGAAGCTCCCGGCGTAGAGCACGTAGCGGAGATAGACCCGGTCGCGGACCGACAGCCAGAGGAAGAAGTTGTAGAACACCACGGCGAGCATCAGCCCGCCGTAGAGGCCGTGCAGGTGGCGTTCGCGACTCTCCCGGCGGAAATGGGCGGCCATCCCTTCGCAGCCGGCGAGGAATCGGTCCGGACGGAAGTGATGCCCCGGCAGTGCGACGAATCGCAGCAGCAGCGACCGGTGGACGTGCGGCTCGGCGAGCACCGGAATGAGCGGTCGGACGCTCTGCAGCGCCCGCCGCCCGAGCGGCAACGCCGCGCCGGTCACCTCGCGCGGCGGCGACAACGGGTCGTCGAACGCCTCGACGCGATGCCAATGGCCGTCCGGAACGAGGACGAAGGGCGTCGGCACGGTGACGCGCGATTCGAGCCGCAATCTCGCCCAGTAGACGCCCGGCGCAAGCTCCTGCGGCTCGGCCGGCGGCGTGGCCCATCCGGACTGAGCGAGGGCCTGCGACGGCTCGAAGCGCCCGTCGGGATCGGCGAGCACCTCGACGGCGCCGCGCAGCGCGCAGCTTTCGTCGTCCGGCCCGAGGACCAGCGAGTCGGCAGCACGGGCCGTTCCGCTGCCTGCGGCAAGGGCGAGGAGCACGCCGACGCTGAACCCGGCGAGGAGCGACCCGCGCGCTGCCGGCCCTGCCTCCCTTCGCTCTCGCAAGGCGTCGCGGCTCATCGTCGCCAGTCGCTCAAGCGAGTGAGCGCAAGAAGAGGCTCGCCCGTTCGCGGAACTGGGCGGTCCACTCGTGCCCGCCGGAGAACTCGCACACCTCCGGCTCGAGCCCGCGCGCCGCGAGGCGCGATCGGTCGGCGGCGAGCTTCTCCGGGGTGTACCACTCGTCCGCGGCGCCCCGGCCGAGCAACGCGCGTCGCACCGGAAGCTCGGACAGCCCATCGAGGTCGGGAGGCACGTCGCCGCCGAGCGCGATCACCGCCCGACAGCTCGGCGCGGAGGCCGAGAGTCCGACCGCAGCGCGCCAGGCCATCGCCGCTCCCTGGGAAAAGCCGCAGGAGACCCAGAAAGGAAACGGCACGATCTCGTGCAGACGCGCCAGCACCGAAGCAACGTAGGCGACGTTGTCGGCGATCGCCGACTCGCGGTCCTCGCGCGTCATCCAACTGCGGACCACCTCCCCCTGGCGGGTGTAGAAAGGGTGGAGCGCTTCGACGGCCGCGAGCGACCAGCCGTCGAGGTCGGGCAGTTGCACCAGCTCGCGTAGCTGCGCGGCGGCGACCTGACCGTAGCCGTGGAAGCCGACGAGCAGCGGCGCCCCCGGGGCCCCGGGGACGAGATGGAAGCGGCCGGTGGTGCGGGCGACCACCCGCTCGCTCACCGTGACCGGCGGTTCGGCCGGGGTGGCGGCGTCAGCCACGCCCCCTCCGCAGCCCGAAGAGCCCGCGCGGTTGCTTGGCCGGACGGACGGTCGCTGCCGCGAGCTGACGCGTCCGTTCGCCGACGAGCGCCACGAAGTCGGGCTCGTCGGCGCACTCCGCCGCCAGGCGGACGAGCGCGCTCCCGACGACGACGCCGTCGGCGCAGGCCGCCACTTCGGCAACCTGCTCCGGCGAGGAGACGCCGAACCCGACCGCCACCGGCAGCTTCACCCGTTTCCGGACCGCCGCGACCTCGCGGGCGAGCGACTCCGGGAGCTGCTCGCGCACGCCGGTGGTCCCGGTGCGCGAGACGTAGTAGACGAAGCCGCTGCCGAGCCGCGCGACGCGCTCGACGCGCTCTCGCGTGCTGGTCGGCGCGAGCAGGAAGATCGTGTCGAGCCCCTCGGCACGGAGCGCGGGCAGCACCTCCTCCTCCGCTTCTTCGGGCGGCAGGTCGACGATCAGCACGCCGTCGACCCCCGAGGCCGCCGCCTGCTCGGCGAAGCGCTCGAGGCCGTGGGCCAGCAGCGGATTGAAATAGGTGAAGAGGACGATCGGCACACCGACACGCGCCCGGCAACGCGCCACCAGCTCGAGGATGCGCGAGAGCGTCGTTCCGCCGGCGAGCGCTCGCGCCGCGGCGGCCTGGATCACCGCCCCGTCGGCGATCGGATCGGAGAACGGCACGCCGAGCTCGACGAGGTCGGCGCCGGCACGCGCCATGGCCGTCAACAACCGCTCGGTGGCAGCGAGGTCGGGATCGCCGGCCACCAGGAAGGGGACGAACGCCGCTCGCCCCTCGGCCTCGCAACGGGCGAAGGTCGCCGCGATCGCGCTCATGCGCCACCTCCACTGCGGCGCCGCGGCGCCCGCTTCGCCGCGTCGAACGCGAGGACCGACTCGACGTCCTTGTCGCCGCGGCCGGAGAGGTTCACCACCAGGACGTGCCGCCGCGAGAGGCGCGGCGCGCGCTGGAACGCCTCGGCGAGAGCGTGGGCGGTCTCCAGGGCGGGGAGGATCCCCTCGCACTCCGCCAGTCGATGGAAGGCGGCGACCGCTTCGTCGTCGGTCGCGCTGACGTACTCGACGCGTCGGCGATCGCGCAGCTCGGCATGTTCCGGACCGACCGCCGGATAGTCGAGGCCCGCCGAGACCGAGTGGGTCGGCGCGACCTGCCCGGCCTCGTCTTGCAACACGTAGGTGCGCGTGCCGTGCAGCACGCCGAGGGCCCCGCCGGCGAAGCGCGCCGCGTGCTCGCCGAGGTCCTCTCCTCGCCCGCCGGCCTCGACCCCGATCAGTCGCACCCGCGGCCGGTCGAGGAAGGCGGTGAAGATGCCGAGCGCGTTGCTGCCGCCGCCGACGCAGGCGATGACCACGTCGGGCTCGGAGCGCCCGACCGCCTTCTTCAGCTGCCGCCGGCACTCCTCGCCGATGACCCGGTGGAAATCGCGCACCATCCGGGGGAACGGGTCGGGACCGAGCACCGAGCCGAGAATGTAGTGAGTCGTGCGGACGTTCGTCACCCAGTCACGCATCGCCTCGTTGATCGCGTCCTTGAGCGTGCGGCTGCCCGCGTCGACGGCGACGACCTCGGCGCCGAGCAGGCGCATGCGATCGACGTTGAGGCGTTGCCGCCGCATGTCCTCCTCGCCCATGTAGACGACGCACTCGAGACCGAGCAGCGCCGCCGCCGTGGCGGTGGCCACGCCGTGCTGGCCGGCACCGGTTTCGGCGATCACCCGGCGCTTGCCCATCCGCTCGGCGAGCAGCGCCTGCCCCAGGGCGTTGTTGATCTTGTGCGCGCCGGTGTGGAGCAGGTCCTCGCGCTTGAGGAAGAGCCGCGCGCCGCCGAGCTCGCGCGAGAGGCGCTCGGCGAAGTAGAGCGGCGTCGGCCGCCCCGCCCAGTGGGAGAGGAGATCGGCGAGGCGATCCCGGAAGCGCCGGTCGCGCCGCGCCTTGTCGTAGGCCGCAGCGAGCTCGGCGAGCGGCGCCATCAGGGTCTCGGGCGCGTAGCGCCCGCCGTACGGCCCGAAGCGACCGCGCGCGTCAGGTCCGGACTTCCAACTCGCCATGCCCGACCTCCTCGAAAAGACGGCGCAGCAACGCCGCGTCCTTGACCCCCGGCGCCGACTCCACGCCGGAGGCGACGTCGATCCCGTCGGCGCCGGTCGCCGCCAGCGCCGCCCGTGCATTGCCGGGAGCGATGCCGCCGGCGACCAGCACCGGGCGACCGCTGGAAGGGCGCGGCAGCCGCTCCCACGACCAAGTCTCACCCGTCCCGCCGTAGCGTAGCCGATCGGCGCTGTCGACGAGAAACCCCCACGCCTGCGGGAACGGTGCGAAGTCGACGGCGGCGGCGCCGCCGCGGAAGACCTTGACGGCGCGCGCTCCGAGCTCCCGCACCGTCCCGTCCGGCTCGTCGCCGTGGAGCTGGGCGAGGTCGAGCTCGACCGCTTCCATCGTGCGCCGTACCTCGTCGAGCGGTGCGCCGACGAAGACGCCGACGCGCAGGGCTCGCTCCCCCACTTCGCGAGCGATCTCGCGGGCGCGATCCGTGGCCACTCGCCGCGGGCTCCCGGCGTAGAAGTTCAGCCCGATCATCGCCGCGCCGAGCTCGACGGCGAGCAGCGCGTCGGCGACGCGGGTCACTCCGCAGATCTTGACGCACGGGAGATGGCTCATCGCGCGATCCGCCCCGGGTTCGCGCCGCCCGCCCCCCAGGTCCCTCGCTCCCGCTCGGGACGACCATCGAAAGCCAACCGCCCGTCGTCCTGAGCGAAGCGAAGGACCTGGGCGGGGGAAACGATGCGGCGCTCGCTCATCCGAGCAGCTCCGCGAGCTTCGCCGCCGGGTCGTCGGCGAGCAGGAGGCTCTCGCCGATCAGGAAGGCGTCGAAACCGGCGGCGGCGAGCCGCGTGACGTCGGTGCGGGTGGCGATGCCGCTCTCGGCCACCCGCAGCGCACCGGGCGGCAGCGTCGGGGCCAGCGCGATCGACCGCTCGAGGTCGACGTCGAAGCTTCGCAGATCGCGGTTGTTCACGCCGACGAGCTCCCAGTCGCGCCCGGCGAGCCGCGCCACCTCGGCGGCGTCGTGCGTCTCGACGAGCGGCACCAACCCGCGCCGGCGGGCCGCGGCGGCCAGCTCGGCGAGCTCGCTCGCCTCGTAGAGCGCCGCCACCAACAGCACCGCGTCAGCCCCCGCAGCGCGCGCCTCGTCGAGCTGGCGCACGTCGACCACGAAGTCCTTGGCCACCGCCGGCAGACCGGAGGCCTCGCGACAGGCCGCCAGCAGCTCGTAGCTGCCGAAGAAGAAGTCCGGCTCGACGACCACCGAGAGGCAGGCGGCGCCGAGAGCCGCGTAGAGACGCGCCTGGCGGAGCGCATCGACACGGCCGGCGAGCGAGCCCAGCCGAGGCGAGCCCATCTTCACCTCGGCGATCACCGCGTTGCCTCGCCGAGCGGCGAGCGCGGCGACGAAGCGGTTGGCGACGAGCGGCGGCGCGGTCGTCTCGCCCGGCGGATCGAGGCCGAGCGCCGCCGGTGCCAGGCCGAAGCACTCGCGACGGCGCGCCACGATCCGGCGCAGCACGTCCGGCAGGGAACGCGGGGGCGCGCCCGCGCTCACCATGCGAAGCTCCGCAGCTCCTCGAGCTTCGCCGCTGCGGCACCGCTGCCGAGCGCTTCGCGCGCCCGTTCGACCGCCGCGGCGAGATCCGGTGCGAGCCCGGCGACGAAGAGCGCGGCACCCGCGTTGAGTGCCACGATGTCGGCGATCGGCCCCGCCGCCCCGGCAAAGAGCCGCTCGGCGACCCGGGCGTTCTCCTCGGGAGAGCCGCCGGCGATCGCTTCGAGGCGCACACGCGCCAGGCCGACCTCCTCGGGTGCCACGTCGTAGGTCTCGACGCGCGTGCCGCGCACCTCGGCGACGAAGGTCGGGCCGGTCGTGGTCAACTCGTCGAGCCCGTCGCTGCCGTGCACGACGAGGGCGTGACGACAGCCGAGCTCGGCGAGGACCTGGGCGACCGGGAGGACCCGTGCCCGGGAGAAGACACCGAGCAACTGCCGCTCCGCGCCGGCCGGGTTGGTCAGCGGTCCGAGCAGATTGAAGACGGTCCGCACGCCGAGCGCGCGACGCACCGGCATCACCTCGCGCATCGCCGGATGGAGCCGCGGCGCGAAGAGGAAGGCGAGCCCGACCTGCTCGAGCAGACGCGCCGCCTGCTCCGGCTCCACCTCGACCTCGACGCCCAGGGCGGCGAGCAGGTCGGCGCTCCCCGAGCGACTCGACACCGCCCGGTTGCCGTGCTTGGCCACCGGCGCGCCCGCCGCCGCCGCCACCACCGCCGCGGCGGTCGAGACGTTGAACGTCCCCTTGCCGTCGCCGCCGGTACCGCAGGTGTCGACCACCCCCTCGCGCCCGTGCTCGACGCGCCGCACCCGCGCCCGCATCGCTCGCGCCGCCCCGGCGATCTCGTGCGGGGCCTCGCCTTTGGCCGACAGCGCCACCAGCAGCCCGGCCTTCATCGCCTCGTCGAGCGCGCCGTCCATCAGTTGGCCGAAGAGGTGCTCGACCTCCGGGCCCGAAAGGTCCTCGCGCGCGAGCCAGCGCTCGAGCGCCCGCCGCGGCTCGATCACGACTCCACCTCCCCGGCACAGAGGCGCAGG
This genomic window from Holophagales bacterium contains:
- a CDS encoding phospholipase; its protein translation is MADAATPAEPPVTVSERVVARTTGRFHLVPGAPGAPLLVGFHGYGQVAAAQLRELVQLPDLDGWSLAAVEALHPFYTRQGEVVRSWMTREDRESAIADNVAYVASVLARLHEIVPFPFWVSCGFSQGAAMAWRAAVGLSASAPSCRAVIALGGDVPPDLDGLSELPVRRALLGRGAADEWYTPEKLAADRSRLAARGLEPEVCEFSGGHEWTAQFRERASLFLRSLA
- a CDS encoding FAD-binding oxidoreductase, with the translated sequence MEQASVVVCGAGIGGLAAAHELAVRRGRRDVVIVDPLPPLSLTSDKSTECYRNWWPGPGSTLVRLMNRSIDRLEELERTSGGRLALNRAGYLYLTGVPATARELERQGREISALGAGALRVHRPGDDERAYPPLRLDGCDPTLDGADLLLDPRRIQRLFPGLAGDAVAALHARRCGWLSAQQLGMELLDRARDAGARLVAGRVVAIEVQRGAVQEVVIETNDGQRQRVRTATVVDAAGPHAAEVAGLAGVELPLTCELHGKVFFDDHLGVVPRELPLTIWCDPIELAWSEEERAGIAADPALAPLLRPLPAGMHFRPEGGRASRWLLLLWTYHLEPVPPVFPPRFDPVYPEVAVRGLARMVPAAAAYLERGMRKPRVDGGYYCKTRENRPLVGPTPVAGFHLFCGLSGYGIMASQGLAELLGGWVAGGELPDDAGEFLLSRYADAAYRARLDALTSGQL
- a CDS encoding indole-3-glycerol-phosphate synthase; the protein is MVSAGAPPRSLPDVLRRIVARRRECFGLAPAALGLDPPGETTAPPLVANRFVAALAARRGNAVIAEVKMGSPRLGSLAGRVDALRQARLYAALGAACLSVVVEPDFFFGSYELLAACREASGLPAVAKDFVVDVRQLDEARAAGADAVLLVAALYEASELAELAAAARRRGLVPLVETHDAAEVARLAGRDWELVGVNNRDLRSFDVDLERSIALAPTLPPGALRVAESGIATRTDVTRLAAAGFDAFLIGESLLLADDPAAKLAELLG
- the pepT gene encoding peptidase T produces the protein MPTPSFHTSVLDRFLRYVRFDTQSSETSETYPSTAKQLVLLERLVGELRDIGLDDAAMDAHGYVTATIPATSAKREVPVIGFIAHVDTSPEMPGENVEPIVHRAYRGQDLVLPDDPTAVLRFADNPHLAEQIGNDLVTASGTTLLGADNKAGVAEIVAAAEYLLAHPEIPHGVIRIAFTPDEEVGRGTEHFDVAAFGAACAYTMDGETLGEVEMESFSADSLTLTFQGFNTHPGYGKDRLVNSIKVAADFVSRLPKDGLSPETTEDYEGYVHPYVVNASVERTSVKLLIRDFRTAALAEKEAWLEKLAHETVAAWPGASVTAKVEESYRNMREILDAYPQVVENAREAIRRAGLAVRERPIRGGTDGSRLCFMGLPTPNLFAGEHNFHSRLEWVSVQDMEKAVEVIVELCRVFEERAPR
- the trpD gene encoding anthranilate phosphoribosyltransferase — protein: MEPRRALERWLAREDLSGPEVEHLFGQLMDGALDEAMKAGLLVALSAKGEAPHEIAGAARAMRARVRRVEHGREGVVDTCGTGGDGKGTFNVSTAAAVVAAAAGAPVAKHGNRAVSSRSGSADLLAALGVEVEVEPEQAARLLEQVGLAFLFAPRLHPAMREVMPVRRALGVRTVFNLLGPLTNPAGAERQLLGVFSRARVLPVAQVLAELGCRHALVVHGSDGLDELTTTGPTFVAEVRGTRVETYDVAPEEVGLARVRLEAIAGGSPEENARVAERLFAGAAGPIADIVALNAGAALFVAGLAPDLAAAVERAREALGSGAAAAKLEELRSFAW
- a CDS encoding diguanylate cyclase; the encoded protein is MRERREAGPAARGSLLAGFSVGVLLALAAGSGTARAADSLVLGPDDESCALRGAVEVLADPDGRFEPSQALAQSGWATPPAEPQELAPGVYWARLRLESRVTVPTPFVLVPDGHWHRVEAFDDPLSPPREVTGAALPLGRRALQSVRPLIPVLAEPHVHRSLLLRFVALPGHHFRPDRFLAGCEGMAAHFRRESRERHLHGLYGGLMLAVVFYNFFLWLSVRDRVYLRYVLYAGSFASIWLATAGVGLDLLWPDWPGWDEVSIFVFSVMALVCGNRFVQEYLQLGVRQRRLSRLLDFTSVAAIGLGLAALAGQWDLAMDPLALLAFAVVLLQFVAGGRALRSGFAPARIYLVACGALVLGVMAYVLAYLGWLHTSFATRYGAQIGSALEMVLLAFALGSRIRTLELEQREGEDRYRARLEREVEERTASLAAEKSRADAARQEAEQVNRELVEANRRLERITLVDGLTGVANRRHFNHVFEAEWRRAQRLHAPIGVVLFDVDHFKAFNDRYGHAAGDDCLRRVAATLADLARRTSDVVARYGGEEFVVILPATDLPSAQALAEQARAAIEELAIEHADATNWRRLTLSAGVACQVPEVGSSSAALLAAADAALYAAKRAGRNRVEVAAAPATT
- a CDS encoding tryptophan synthase subunit alpha; translated protein: MSAIAATFARCEAEGRAAFVPFLVAGDPDLAATERLLTAMARAGADLVELGVPFSDPIADGAVIQAAAARALAGGTTLSRILELVARCRARVGVPIVLFTYFNPLLAHGLERFAEQAAASGVDGVLIVDLPPEEAEEEVLPALRAEGLDTIFLLAPTSTRERVERVARLGSGFVYYVSRTGTTGVREQLPESLAREVAAVRKRVKLPVAVGFGVSSPEQVAEVAACADGVVVGSALVRLAAECADEPDFVALVGERTRQLAAATVRPAKQPRGLFGLRRGRG
- the trpB gene encoding tryptophan synthase subunit beta, giving the protein MASWKSGPDARGRFGPYGGRYAPETLMAPLAELAAAYDKARRDRRFRDRLADLLSHWAGRPTPLYFAERLSRELGGARLFLKREDLLHTGAHKINNALGQALLAERMGKRRVIAETGAGQHGVATATAAALLGLECVVYMGEEDMRRQRLNVDRMRLLGAEVVAVDAGSRTLKDAINEAMRDWVTNVRTTHYILGSVLGPDPFPRMVRDFHRVIGEECRRQLKKAVGRSEPDVVIACVGGGSNALGIFTAFLDRPRVRLIGVEAGGRGEDLGEHAARFAGGALGVLHGTRTYVLQDEAGQVAPTHSVSAGLDYPAVGPEHAELRDRRRVEYVSATDDEAVAAFHRLAECEGILPALETAHALAEAFQRAPRLSRRHVLVVNLSGRGDKDVESVLAFDAAKRAPRRRSGGGA
- a CDS encoding phosphoribosylanthranilate isomerase — encoded protein: MSHLPCVKICGVTRVADALLAVELGAAMIGLNFYAGSPRRVATDRAREIAREVGERALRVGVFVGAPLDEVRRTMEAVELDLAQLHGDEPDGTVRELGARAVKVFRGGAAAVDFAPFPQAWGFLVDSADRLRYGGTGETWSWERLPRPSSGRPVLVAGGIAPGNARAALAATGADGIDVASGVESAPGVKDAALLRRLFEEVGHGELEVRT